CCTCATTAAATCTAACATGTTACACCTCCGTCTTGAGACCATAGCAAGTACCTATCCACGGGCAGCGTGAGCACCTGAGCAGATATATACAGAAGAAGAGGGCAGGGCCCTCCTCTTCCTATTCTTGAAACATAAACCGTTAAGCTGAACTATGCTTCCATGGTGACTTTCTTCATGCGCTGATCTTCTAAGGGTTTGTCCATGCGATCGCGAGGAGCATTAACAATCCGGTCAACTTCCTCCATACCTTCAATGACTTTTCCGAAGGAAGCATATTGGCCGTCTAAATGGCTGGCAGCTTTAACCACGATGAAGAACTGAGAGCTTGCCGAATTAGGTGCAGAGGTGCGAGCCATGGAGATGACACCACGATCATGCTTTAAATCATTTTTGAATCCATTAGCGGTAAACTCACCGCGTATGGTTTGTTTGCTGCCGCCCATTCCCGTTCCATTGGGGTCCCCGCCTTGGATCATAAAGCTGGGAATACAGCGATGGAAAATAAGTCCGTCATAAAAGCCCTCGGAAACAAGCTTTATAAAATTTTGAACAGTTTCTGGTGCGACATCGGGGTAGAGCTCAATTTTAATCTTATTGTCGTTTTCCATTTCAATAATGACGATGGGGTTTACTTGGTCCTGTGTCTTTTCATTTGTCACCTGAGTGACCTCCTTTATGTTGGGTTGTTCATCTCCTGTATTATACCACCGGATTTAGACTTTCCCTAATCAATGGAAAATATTTTGCCAAAAATCAGTTGACACGGCTCGTCTTTCCTCGTTTGCTGCTGTAAAGATAAACCAAAAATACCAGAATAGCCAGAACAACTCCGCTTCGAGCCAGATAATTATGTAAGATGTGGGTAATCTTTTGCCAGTGCTCTCCCAAGACTCGTCCCAGGGAAATGAAGGTTACAGACCAAAGCAGCGCTCCAATCCCTGCCAGCATAGAATACCGGCCATAGTGGAGTTTGCTCATTCCCGAAAAGTATGCCGTAAAATGACGGAACCCAGGGAAAAAGTAGCCTATAACAATCAACCGGTCCCCATAACATTGAAACCATTGTTCGGCCTGAGCTATCTTTTTTTCATTGAGATGGAGATAGGGGGCAACTTTGTGTAAAAAGGGTATTCCTAATCGTCTGCCAATCCAATAACTCAAATTCATCCCCAAGAAACTGCCCAAAGCTGCGACAATCAGGGTTTTGCCGAAATCCATACGGCCTAATGAGGTTTGAAATCCACTAAATGTCATTAGGAACTCGTCGGGTACTGGTACGCCTATCAGGCCGCAAGTAAGCAGAATCAATAACCCGACATACCTAAAGTGATAAATAAAATCAATTAAATACAGCTCTAAACCTTGCACGCCCTACCTGCCTTCCTCAATAACCCTAGACTTGTAATTTAGATTGCAACTTTAGCAGCCGCCTGCGCCGCTAAAAAAGACGCGGCAAGACTGGGTCTTCGGGGATCTGCCAAGTTTGTAAAGCACGGTACAATGTCTTCTTCGACCTATTTGTTTAAATTCTACCTCTATAACCTAAAATCCTTTTTATATTACTCTGAAAATTTATTCTCATTTTCTGCAAGTATTGCTCAAAACAGATGCTTTTTAAGCATCTGTTTTGAGTATTAGGCAATGACTATTCCTTACCATTTTCTTCAGTTTTATTGACCATTAAATGACGGCTGACCATTCCGTTGGACGCTTGATAAATGTATTTCTTGCTGTCTACGATGGTCTCAAGGGCTGCGGGTTTACCCCAAAGATACTGAACTAGGGACAGAGTCTTTTCCAAATAAACAACATCCAGATCTATTCCCTCATGACAGTGTCTGAGATAAAGCCCTCCCTTACCTTCATAATCTCCTTCCACCACTGTAATTTTAGGGTGTCCGCCATTCACGAATTGTTTTACTAAATTATCTCTTACTTTTTCCCATTCATTTTCTGTAACCTGCCAATGAGCACCCACTTTACGATAATTAAAGAGATTTAAATCATTTACTAACTCACGGCTAAGATGATTGCGGATAAAGGAAAGATCGTTTTCGCTCTCCCGCAGCTCAAATAATTCATCATCGGACTTGTTCTTTGCCAGCTGTTCCCATATCTTAACTCCCAGATAATAGGGGTTCAAGCCCATGCGTGACGGCTGAACGACCTGACTGTGCATTACCGCAAATTCTAAAGATTCCGCGTCCGTTAAATTAAGCTCCCTCATAATTCTTGAATGCCAAAAAGTCGCCCATCCTTCATTGATAATTTTGGTTTCGATCTGTGGATAAAAGTATAAAGACTCTTCACGAACAATGCTGACAATATCTCTTTGCCACTCATCCAAGCCAGGAGCATATTTAATAATGTAGAGCAGCAAATCTTCATGCTCTTGCTGAGGCGGGGCTTCGCATTCCTGATCTAATAAATCCTCCCATAAATCATCATAGGGCGTGGAGGATTTTTTCTGAGGAGCTTTTGGGCCGTTCTCCTGCTTGTGGGCAGTTCCGCAGCTGCAATTGCCCGAACAGGATCCGCTTTTGCAGACATGGTCCTCTCCTTTCTTGCTATTATCTACCTGCAGCCCCTTCTCAACCTTAGGAGCAGGCCCTATATGGGCGCGAAAATCCACATGTTCCTGAATTGCCAAAACTGCGTCCATGATCCGTTCTACTTTATCCCGTCCGTACTTGATTTCATATTCATGAATCCTCTCGGCATGAGCACTCATACGTTCAACCATATCTTTGGGGGTCCGTGAGAAATAATGGTTATTCTTAAAGAAATCAACATGAGCATAGACATGCCCTATGACAAGTTTATTCTGAACCAAACCGTTTCCCTCTAACAAAAAAGCATAGGCAGGGTTCGTATTGATGACTAATTCATAAATTCGGCTTAAATTCAGATCGTACTGTAACTTCATCCTGTAAAATGCTTTCCCAAAGCTCCAATGAGTGAAACGCACCGGCATTCCATAAGCGCCAAAGGTATATAAAGCTTCGGCCGGAACGATTTCAAAATTCACAGGATAGAAATCAAGTCCCATGCCACGGGCCACTTGTGCAATATCTTGTGCAATGCTGCTTAAGGCTCGCATCTCATTGTCCATGACTTCCCTCCCAGCTACTGTTAACTTCCTTGATATCGGCAAACACTGATTTTCATTTATGAGAATACTGTTTTTAAGGCGTCGTATACTTCGTTGCGGTCCCGGATGGTTACCAATCTCAATTTAGGGTCTGAGATGCGTTTCAGTGTAGACATAAGCGTACTGGAGTAATGGGTCCTTAAAATTTCTCCATAGCCCACAACTTGGCTCACGTCGACTAAATTTTTCATTAAGGTTAATGCTCTGGAATTATCGGAGCCAATATTGTCCCCATCCGTGAAATGAACAGGGTAAATGTTATAGTGAGCTGGAGGATATTCTTTTTCAATTAAATCCAAAGCATATTTATAAACGGAGGAACAACGAGTACCGCCGCTTTCCCCTCGGGTAAAAAACTCCTCCTCTGTTACTTCTTTAGCTTCAGTATGATGGGCCAAAAACCGCATCTCCACATTTTCGTATTTTGTGCGCAAAAAACGCACCATCCAGAAAAAGAAACTTCTGGAGATATACTTCTCAAATTGCCCCATTGAACCTGAGGTATCCATCATTGCCAGAATAACCGCATTAGTCTCAAAATTAGGCCGAGTCTCCCAGGTTTTAAATCGTAAATCTTCGGGAGTGATTTTTAACTTGTTAGCTTTATTCTGTTTTTTTGAATAAGCCTGTCGTTTAATACTTTCCAATAAGGTTCGTTTTTTGTCTACATTAGCCATTAATCCTTTTTTACGCACATCGTTGAATTCCGGACGATCGTGAGCAATAAGGGGTCTTTTTTTATCATCCAGGTTAGGCAGTCTTAATTCTTCAAATAGGATATTGGCCAGATCCTCATAAGAGACCTCTGCCTCATAAATATCCTGGCCGGGTTCTTCTCCTGCGCCGCTGCCTTTACCCTTACCTTTGGCATTGGGTTGCTCTCGGCCAAGAATATCTCCCGGAGTCATCTTTTTGGTTCCTTGTCCGGTATGATTCTGCTTGTTAAAATCATACCGGAAGCGAAACTCTTCCAGAGATCGCATGGGGATTTTGGTATTTTTTTTGCCATCCGTTAAGATAATGCTTTCATCAACGATGAGATCCCCCATTTGCTGCTTGATGACTTCCTCAACTTTTTCTTTATGCCTGGATTGGTCAAGGTATCCCTTACGATGTAACGTCCAGTCATCACGACTTACGATGATATCATCAGCCACATTGATCCCTATCCTCTCTATCGGTTAAGGAGTGCACCCACATACTTGACAATTTCATTAGCACAGATGGGACAATATCCATGCTCCTTAACCAGACGATCCATGACATTATTAATTCTCCTTAATTGTTCCTGATCCGGGTGGGCCACTGAAGTTGTAATTTTAACAATATCCTTAAGATCGGCAAACAATTTTTTCTCGATGGCCTCTTTCAAACGTTCGTGGGACTCATAACCAAAGGTTTTTCCCTTGCGGGCAAACATAGAAATTCTAATCAGTATTTCCTCGCGGAAGGTTTTCTTGGCATTTTCCGAGACACCAATTTGTTCTTCAATACTGCGCATGAGCTGTTCGTCCGGCGCCAGTTCTTCACCGGTGATAGAGTCATATATCTTCGAAGAATTGCAGAAGGCTTCAACATTGTCTAAATAATTATTTAACAAAGATTTTGCTGACTCCTCATAGGCGTAAACAAAGGCCTTTTGGACTTCCTTTTTAGCCATTTCATCATATTCCCGGCGAGCTACAGCAATGAGATTGAGAAGATTTTCCTTTTCCTCCTTAGTGATGGAGGTGTGTTGAGATAACCCATCTTTCAAAGCTCTTAATATATCCAGTGCATTGATGCATTTATGCTCATCGCGAATTAAGGCCGTGGAGATCCTGTTGATAACATAGCGAGGGTCGACACCGCTCATACCTTCTCCTTGTTCTTCTCCCTCCATTGCCAGCTCTTTAATATCCTTTTGATTAAATCCTTCCACATCTTCCCCGTCATAAATACGCAGTTTTTTGACCAGATCCATCCCCTGTTTCTTGGAAGGTTTCAACCGGGACAGAACACTGAATACTGAGGTGGCCCATAAACTATGGGGTGCCAGGTGGACGTTTTTAATATCGCTTTGACTTATTAACTTTTCATAAATTTTCACTTCATCCGTCACTCGCAGATTATAGGGGATGGGCATGACAATAATTCTGGATTGTAGGGCTTCATTCTTTTTATTGCCGATAAATGTCTTATATTCATTTTCATTGGTATGGGCGATAACCAGTTCATCAGCTGAAATCAAAGCAAAGCGACCGGCTTTAAAATTCCCTTCCTGGGACAGACTGAGAAGATTCCAAAGGAATTTTTCATCAGATTTGAGCATTTCCTGAAATTCCATCAGCCCCCGGTTGGCCTTATTTAGTTCACCATCAAAACGATACGCCCGAGGATCCGATTCTGAACCATATTCAGTGATTGAGGAAAAATCGATACTGCCCGTTAAATCTGCAATGTCTTGGGATTTAGGGTCTGATGGGGTAAAGGTCCCAACCCCTATGCGCTGTTCTTCTGAGAACAATATTCGTTTTACTGGAAAGCGCTCAACTTCACCGGCAAACTCTTCATCCAAACGCAAACGGCATACGGGGCAAAGATTCCCTTCAATTCGAATCCCGAACTTCTCTTCAAACTGTTGACGTAAAGATATTGGCAGCAAATGCAAGGGGTCTTCATGCATTGGGCACCCATCAATGGCATAAACGGCTCCTTCCTCTGTCCTGGTATAGTCTTCCAACCCTCGTTTTAATAAACTGACAATGGTTGATTTCCCTCCACTTACCGGTCCCATTAAGAGTAAAATCCTTTTGCGGACATCCAGACGTTTTGCGGCACTATGAAAATATTCTTCAATAAGCTTTTCTAAGGTTTTGTCCAGTCCGAACAACTCTTTGTCAAAGAAATGATATTTCTTTTGCTCCCCGCTTGTTTCCACCCCAGCCGCTTTGATCATTTCATAAATTCGAGCATGGGCATGCATTGCCAGGTTCGGGTTTTTTGTGACCATTTGCAAGTAATCTGCAAAGGTACCGCTCCAAGCTAGTGCGGCCTCTTCTTCGCGATATTCACGCAACCAATTAATGACTTCCATAGTATCCTCCCTTCTCTAACATCCAGTAAGATTTTCGGGATAATACTTTAATATATGCCTTGTTAAGGAAGATAATCATTGATCGTCTATATATACCCATGAAAAAAACACCTCCGAAGAGATGTTTTTAATACTCAATTCCTTTTCGTGACATGATCCCCTTTTCGTAAGGGTGTTTTCTTGCCACCATTTCTGTTACTAAATCTGCCTTTTCAATCAGGGATTGTGAGGCATTTCGCCCGGTTAGGATCAATTCCACATGAGGAGGCTTTCGGCTTAAAAGTTCCAGTACACTATTTTCAGGAATCAGCTCAAACCAAACTGCATTGAGAATTTCATCTAAAATAACAATATCCCAATTTCCTGAACTAAGA
This Desulfosporosinus orientis DSM 765 DNA region includes the following protein-coding sequences:
- a CDS encoding peptidylprolyl isomerase, with amino-acid sequence MTNEKTQDQVNPIVIIEMENDNKIKIELYPDVAPETVQNFIKLVSEGFYDGLIFHRCIPSFMIQGGDPNGTGMGGSKQTIRGEFTANGFKNDLKHDRGVISMARTSAPNSASSQFFIVVKAASHLDGQYASFGKVIEGMEEVDRIVNAPRDRMDKPLEDQRMKKVTMEA
- a CDS encoding DedA family protein, whose amino-acid sequence is MQGLELYLIDFIYHFRYVGLLILLTCGLIGVPVPDEFLMTFSGFQTSLGRMDFGKTLIVAALGSFLGMNLSYWIGRRLGIPFLHKVAPYLHLNEKKIAQAEQWFQCYGDRLIVIGYFFPGFRHFTAYFSGMSKLHYGRYSMLAGIGALLWSVTFISLGRVLGEHWQKITHILHNYLARSGVVLAILVFLVYLYSSKRGKTSRVN
- a CDS encoding SpoVR family protein produces the protein MDNEMRALSSIAQDIAQVARGMGLDFYPVNFEIVPAEALYTFGAYGMPVRFTHWSFGKAFYRMKLQYDLNLSRIYELVINTNPAYAFLLEGNGLVQNKLVIGHVYAHVDFFKNNHYFSRTPKDMVERMSAHAERIHEYEIKYGRDKVERIMDAVLAIQEHVDFRAHIGPAPKVEKGLQVDNSKKGEDHVCKSGSCSGNCSCGTAHKQENGPKAPQKKSSTPYDDLWEDLLDQECEAPPQQEHEDLLLYIIKYAPGLDEWQRDIVSIVREESLYFYPQIETKIINEGWATFWHSRIMRELNLTDAESLEFAVMHSQVVQPSRMGLNPYYLGVKIWEQLAKNKSDDELFELRESENDLSFIRNHLSRELVNDLNLFNYRKVGAHWQVTENEWEKVRDNLVKQFVNGGHPKITVVEGDYEGKGGLYLRHCHEGIDLDVVYLEKTLSLVQYLWGKPAALETIVDSKKYIYQASNGMVSRHLMVNKTEENGKE
- the yhbH gene encoding sporulation protein YhbH, which codes for MADDIIVSRDDWTLHRKGYLDQSRHKEKVEEVIKQQMGDLIVDESIILTDGKKNTKIPMRSLEEFRFRYDFNKQNHTGQGTKKMTPGDILGREQPNAKGKGKGSGAGEEPGQDIYEAEVSYEDLANILFEELRLPNLDDKKRPLIAHDRPEFNDVRKKGLMANVDKKRTLLESIKRQAYSKKQNKANKLKITPEDLRFKTWETRPNFETNAVILAMMDTSGSMGQFEKYISRSFFFWMVRFLRTKYENVEMRFLAHHTEAKEVTEEEFFTRGESGGTRCSSVYKYALDLIEKEYPPAHYNIYPVHFTDGDNIGSDNSRALTLMKNLVDVSQVVGYGEILRTHYSSTLMSTLKRISDPKLRLVTIRDRNEVYDALKTVFS
- a CDS encoding PrkA family serine protein kinase; this translates as MEVINWLREYREEEAALAWSGTFADYLQMVTKNPNLAMHAHARIYEMIKAAGVETSGEQKKYHFFDKELFGLDKTLEKLIEEYFHSAAKRLDVRKRILLLMGPVSGGKSTIVSLLKRGLEDYTRTEEGAVYAIDGCPMHEDPLHLLPISLRQQFEEKFGIRIEGNLCPVCRLRLDEEFAGEVERFPVKRILFSEEQRIGVGTFTPSDPKSQDIADLTGSIDFSSITEYGSESDPRAYRFDGELNKANRGLMEFQEMLKSDEKFLWNLLSLSQEGNFKAGRFALISADELVIAHTNENEYKTFIGNKKNEALQSRIIVMPIPYNLRVTDEVKIYEKLISQSDIKNVHLAPHSLWATSVFSVLSRLKPSKKQGMDLVKKLRIYDGEDVEGFNQKDIKELAMEGEEQGEGMSGVDPRYVINRISTALIRDEHKCINALDILRALKDGLSQHTSITKEEKENLLNLIAVARREYDEMAKKEVQKAFVYAYEESAKSLLNNYLDNVEAFCNSSKIYDSITGEELAPDEQLMRSIEEQIGVSENAKKTFREEILIRISMFARKGKTFGYESHERLKEAIEKKLFADLKDIVKITTSVAHPDQEQLRRINNVMDRLVKEHGYCPICANEIVKYVGALLNR